Proteins encoded within one genomic window of Deltaproteobacteria bacterium:
- a CDS encoding DUF721 domain-containing protein, translating into MGRRNSKIRVEPEAFSLVLDRIMGKAGKTDLGAVWRAWEKACEAAPIPATPAAFKNGVLVASVENAALCQELIYLRDDLKARINAFLGGDIVSEIRFKVGR; encoded by the coding sequence ATGGGACGGAGAAACTCAAAGATCAGGGTCGAGCCGGAGGCCTTTTCGCTGGTTCTGGACCGAATCATGGGAAAGGCCGGAAAAACGGACTTGGGCGCAGTCTGGCGCGCCTGGGAAAAGGCCTGCGAGGCCGCGCCCATACCGGCGACTCCTGCAGCGTTCAAGAACGGGGTCCTGGTGGCCAGCGTGGAAAACGCGGCCCTGTGCCAGGAACTGATCTATCTGCGGGACGACCTGAAGGCCCGCATCAACGCATTTTTGGGCGGCGACATCGTTTCTGAAATCAGGTTCAAGGTGGGAAGGTGA
- a CDS encoding formylglycine-generating enzyme family protein: MNAKRFAVAAGLAAFLLLSGLSPALAWAPGEQIGPDLDWLHAPSDRAMPKDATEPKQGEVWVEPVTGMEMLYVPSGCFMMGSPPELREPEDDDDEGPVTRVCLTGFYMGRYEVTNAQYRKFRKEHNSGEYKVPGNVPKAFTLNDDDQPVVNVSWNDAMTFCRWLSDQSGNKWIFSLPTEAEHEYACRAGTTTIRFWGDAPEDACKYANVADASAKEKFSKWKKMFPCDDKYVVTAPVGKFAPNPWGFYDILGNVWEWCIDWKGHYPKDLKAPLVNPTGPAQSKEGRQVRGGSWDNPPAGVRCANRSYGTANFRRYNDGFRVVRIN, from the coding sequence ATGAACGCGAAACGATTCGCCGTGGCTGCCGGTCTTGCAGCCTTCCTGTTGCTTTCCGGGCTTTCCCCGGCCCTGGCCTGGGCTCCGGGGGAACAGATAGGCCCCGACCTGGACTGGCTCCATGCCCCGTCCGACAGGGCCATGCCCAAGGATGCAACGGAGCCGAAACAGGGCGAGGTCTGGGTCGAACCTGTAACCGGCATGGAAATGCTTTATGTTCCTTCCGGCTGCTTCATGATGGGCAGCCCGCCGGAACTGAGGGAGCCTGAGGACGACGACGACGAGGGGCCGGTCACCAGGGTGTGCCTAACCGGTTTCTACATGGGCAGGTACGAGGTGACCAACGCCCAGTACAGAAAGTTTCGCAAGGAGCACAACAGCGGCGAGTACAAGGTTCCGGGAAACGTTCCCAAGGCCTTTACCTTGAACGACGACGACCAGCCCGTGGTGAACGTGAGTTGGAACGACGCCATGACCTTTTGCAGGTGGCTTTCCGACCAGTCCGGCAACAAGTGGATATTCAGCCTCCCCACCGAGGCGGAACACGAATACGCCTGCCGGGCCGGTACAACCACCATCCGCTTCTGGGGGGACGCGCCAGAAGACGCTTGCAAATACGCCAATGTGGCCGACGCTTCCGCCAAGGAAAAATTTTCCAAGTGGAAGAAGATGTTTCCCTGCGACGACAAGTACGTGGTGACCGCGCCGGTGGGGAAATTCGCCCCCAATCCCTGGGGCTTTTACGATATTCTGGGCAACGTCTGGGAATGGTGCATAGATTGGAAGGGCCATTACCCCAAGGATTTGAAGGCTCCCCTGGTGAATCCCACGGGGCCCGCCCAGTCAAAGGAGGGCCGCCAGGTCAGGGGCGGAAGCTGGGACAACCCGCCAGCCGGGGTCCGTTGCGCGAACCGGAGCTACGGAACGGCCAATTTCAGAAGGTACAACGATGGGTTTAGGGTGGTTCGCATCAACTGA
- a CDS encoding tRNA1(Val) (adenine(37)-N6)-methyltransferase, whose amino-acid sequence MNPLKETAEPEAGIDASSDGDGGRYTEDAILSGKITVLQPKNGYRFSLDAVLLAFFVRAKKSDTIVDLGCGSGVIGLILAHRFPDVCVYGLELQRELAEAAAQNAMRNGFSDRVKVIQRDFTTLPCPGLPGKIDAVVSNPPFRKSGSGRPNPLSPKAIARHEIAGSLAQAAEAASRLLSPRGSFFCVYPASRLAHCVSTLCANGLEPKRLRMVHPKKDEPASLILVEARKGSGPELLLEPPLFIHENGGYTAEISAMLGLDG is encoded by the coding sequence GTGAACCCTTTGAAGGAAACCGCAGAACCTGAGGCCGGGATTGATGCCTCTTCGGACGGAGACGGCGGGCGGTACACCGAAGACGCTATTTTATCCGGTAAAATCACCGTGTTGCAACCGAAGAACGGCTACCGGTTTTCATTGGACGCGGTTTTGCTGGCCTTTTTCGTGAGGGCCAAAAAAAGCGACACCATTGTTGACCTGGGCTGCGGAAGCGGAGTCATCGGGCTCATACTGGCCCACAGGTTTCCGGATGTGTGCGTTTACGGCCTGGAGCTGCAGAGGGAGCTTGCCGAAGCCGCCGCGCAAAACGCCATGCGCAATGGCTTTTCGGACAGGGTGAAGGTCATTCAGCGGGACTTTACGACTCTCCCCTGCCCCGGCCTTCCCGGAAAAATCGACGCGGTTGTCTCAAATCCCCCGTTTCGCAAGTCCGGGTCAGGCAGGCCCAACCCTCTCTCCCCCAAGGCCATCGCCCGCCACGAAATCGCCGGAAGCCTTGCCCAGGCTGCGGAGGCCGCCTCCCGGCTTCTCTCTCCCAGGGGGAGCTTTTTCTGCGTTTACCCGGCGTCCCGCCTGGCCCACTGCGTAAGCACGCTTTGCGCAAACGGGCTGGAGCCCAAGCGCCTTCGCATGGTCCATCCCAAAAAGGACGAGCCCGCAAGCCTTATACTGGTGGAGGCCAGAAAGGGTTCAGGCCCGGAACTTCTTCTGGAGCCTCCCCTTTTCATCCACGAAAACGGGGGCTATACGGCGGAAATCTCCGCCATGCTGGGCCTGGACGGCTGA
- the amrB gene encoding AmmeMemoRadiSam system protein B: MIRRADFAGSWYPGTPGECRAAIEGFLENGLPKPAHGILGVGGIVPHAGWYYSGEVAAKVMAVMAALRKPDLICVFGMHLGPSHPNIIMDKGEYETPLGNLSVAEDAAALLVKGFDFLVESPESHSPDNTIELQLPLVRYFFGDVKVLGIGAPPTIRSLAVARAVVDVASHLGYRLSVIGSTDLTHYGPNYGFSPRGQGPGAVKWVKEQNDFAVMNKMMELDAEGVISESLSNHNACCGGAAAAAIAASKSLGAVTAQKIAYTTSLEKGGGSSFVGYAGMVF; this comes from the coding sequence ATGATACGAAGGGCGGATTTTGCCGGTTCCTGGTATCCGGGAACCCCGGGGGAATGCAGGGCGGCCATAGAGGGCTTTCTCGAAAATGGCCTCCCTAAGCCCGCTCATGGGATTTTGGGGGTGGGAGGAATAGTCCCCCACGCGGGCTGGTATTATTCGGGCGAGGTGGCGGCAAAGGTGATGGCCGTGATGGCGGCCCTTAGAAAGCCAGATCTAATCTGTGTTTTCGGAATGCACCTGGGGCCTTCGCATCCCAACATAATAATGGATAAGGGCGAATACGAAACCCCGCTGGGAAACCTTTCCGTGGCCGAAGACGCTGCGGCGCTATTGGTGAAGGGCTTCGATTTTCTGGTGGAAAGCCCTGAAAGCCACAGCCCGGACAACACCATAGAGCTTCAGCTTCCCCTTGTGAGGTATTTTTTCGGGGACGTGAAGGTGCTGGGAATCGGCGCGCCGCCCACGATCCGCTCCCTGGCAGTTGCCCGCGCGGTGGTTGACGTGGCCTCTCACCTCGGATACCGCCTTTCGGTAATAGGCTCCACGGACCTCACCCACTACGGCCCCAACTACGGGTTTTCGCCCAGGGGCCAGGGGCCGGGGGCCGTAAAATGGGTGAAGGAGCAGAACGACTTTGCGGTTATGAATAAAATGATGGAACTGGATGCGGAGGGAGTGATAAGCGAGTCGCTTTCCAACCATAACGCATGTTGCGGGGGCGCGGCTGCTGCTGCCATTGCGGCGTCAAAGAGCCTGGGGGCGGTAACGGCCCAGAAAATCGCCTACACCACAAGCCTTGAAAAGGGCGGGGGATCGAGCTTCGTGGGCTACGCCGGAATGGTTTTTTAA
- a CDS encoding alpha/beta hydrolase, which yields MINSVIKPGAARGVAAARRLISPLGPVGGVSLRNSLRPSVHAGSATARNAPDFSEPDFLFKLLFNTRGYALGSHRFFMDSAVALLPTPKGARYRYSRLAGVPVMWIGGYEKKGGPLLFYLHGGGYVMGSPRTHRSLSAYLCRASKAKGLVVDYRLAPEHPFPAALEDVLDVYRFLVKNGMDSKNILVAGDSAGGGLTAALLLAIARENLPMPCAAHLMSPWADLTASRRYYRFMRHRAKHVVDWGADAMAAMYVGESDPADPLISPVYGDFTGVCPMLITAGRSEPLRHDGRILAEHARSFGVDARFLPYDGPVHVFQALAPLVGSAEALIERAGAFFIEQLGQ from the coding sequence ATGATCAATTCGGTCATCAAGCCCGGAGCGGCCAGGGGCGTGGCCGCAGCAAGAAGGCTCATCAGCCCCTTGGGGCCGGTGGGCGGCGTCTCCTTACGGAACAGCCTTCGTCCGTCGGTTCATGCGGGCAGCGCCACGGCAAGAAACGCCCCGGATTTTTCCGAGCCGGATTTCCTGTTCAAGCTCCTTTTCAACACACGCGGCTATGCCTTGGGCTCCCACAGGTTTTTCATGGATTCGGCGGTGGCCCTGCTTCCCACGCCAAAGGGGGCGCGGTATCGCTATTCGCGCCTCGCGGGCGTTCCGGTCATGTGGATAGGTGGCTACGAGAAAAAGGGCGGCCCGCTTCTTTTTTACCTTCACGGAGGCGGTTACGTGATGGGCTCGCCAAGAACCCACCGCAGCCTATCGGCCTACCTGTGCCGGGCGTCCAAGGCCAAGGGGCTGGTTGTGGATTACAGGCTGGCCCCCGAACATCCCTTTCCGGCGGCCCTGGAAGACGTCCTGGACGTATACCGCTTTCTGGTGAAGAACGGGATGGATTCAAAAAACATCCTGGTGGCAGGGGATTCCGCAGGCGGAGGTCTTACGGCGGCCCTTCTGCTGGCAATCGCCCGAGAGAATCTACCCATGCCCTGCGCGGCCCATCTCATGAGCCCCTGGGCGGACCTCACCGCCAGCCGCCGCTATTACCGTTTCATGCGCCATAGGGCGAAACACGTTGTGGACTGGGGAGCCGACGCCATGGCGGCCATGTACGTGGGGGAAAGTGACCCTGCCGATCCCCTCATCAGCCCGGTCTACGGCGATTTCACCGGCGTCTGCCCCATGTTGATAACAGCGGGCCGCTCGGAGCCGCTCCGGCACGACGGAAGGATTCTTGCGGAACACGCCCGCAGCTTCGGGGTGGACGCAAGGTTTCTGCCCTACGATGGTCCGGTTCACGTGTTCCAGGCCCTTGCCCCCCTGGTGGGTTCCGCAGAAGCCCTCATCGAGCGGGCAGGGGCTTTTTTCATCGAGCAGTTAGGGCAGTAG